A region of Moorena producens PAL-8-15-08-1 DNA encodes the following proteins:
- the ppk2 gene encoding polyphosphate kinase 2 translates to MKTKSVNGDKSQRASKKKHLLAADIKKKDKKKLNKKKLNKKKLKKQKKANLTKSERKVFYHISEAEGSSKLPRKIYEKELARLQLELVKMQYWTKHTGTRIVIVFEGRDAAGKGGTIKRITEPLNPRGCRIVALGTPSDREKTQWYFQRYVAHLPAAGEIVCFDRSWYNRAGVEHVMGFCTDAQYQEFMQTCPQFERMLVRSGIILLKYWFSVSDEEQERRFQSRTTDPARRWKLSPMDLESRDRWVEYSEAKDNMLAHTNIPEAPWFTVEADDKKRARLNCISHILSKIPYVDMTPEPLELPPRKKAPNNYVRPPLNEQFFVPQLY, encoded by the coding sequence ATGAAAACTAAATCTGTGAATGGGGATAAGTCCCAACGGGCGAGCAAAAAGAAGCATCTACTAGCAGCAGATATCAAAAAGAAAGATAAGAAAAAACTAAATAAGAAAAAATTAAATAAGAAAAAACTCAAGAAACAAAAGAAGGCCAATCTTACCAAGTCAGAACGAAAAGTGTTCTACCACATTTCTGAGGCAGAAGGCAGCTCTAAACTTCCCAGGAAAATTTATGAAAAGGAGCTTGCCCGTTTGCAATTGGAACTGGTGAAAATGCAATACTGGACTAAGCATACTGGTACCCGCATTGTGATTGTGTTTGAAGGACGTGATGCAGCGGGTAAGGGAGGGACTATTAAACGGATTACCGAACCCCTAAATCCACGTGGCTGCCGAATTGTGGCATTGGGTACACCGAGTGATCGGGAAAAGACCCAATGGTATTTCCAGCGCTATGTCGCTCATCTGCCCGCAGCCGGTGAAATTGTCTGTTTTGACCGCAGTTGGTACAATCGCGCTGGGGTGGAGCATGTGATGGGTTTTTGTACCGATGCACAGTATCAGGAATTCATGCAAACCTGCCCACAATTTGAGCGGATGTTGGTCAGATCTGGCATAATTTTGCTGAAGTATTGGTTTTCAGTCAGCGATGAAGAACAAGAGCGACGGTTCCAATCTCGCACCACCGATCCCGCTCGTCGCTGGAAGCTCAGCCCGATGGATCTAGAATCTCGCGATCGCTGGGTGGAATATTCCGAAGCAAAAGACAACATGTTGGCTCACACCAATATTCCCGAAGCCCCCTGGTTCACGGTGGAAGCTGATGACAAAAAGCGGGCTCGGCTTAATTGCATCAGTCATATTCTCAGCAAGATTCCCTACGTTGATATGACACCGGAACCTCTAGAATTACCCCCACGCAAGAAGGCTCCCAATAACTATGTGCGCCCACCTCTGAATGAGCAATTCTTTGTTCCCCAGTTGTATTGA
- a CDS encoding glutathione S-transferase family protein, with amino-acid sequence MSIAPLTWQELEALTDFQIDTVNGATNAQSCLRLFGFTESDIRVTLYRDNHAWCPYCQKIWLWLEEKQIPYRIKKITMFCYGKKERWYKQKVPSGMLPALELDGKLITESDDILIGLERVFKPLEQSMKDPAVIKLRQLERLLFRAWCTWLCYPTRSSKEEQHHQDQFIQVMEMVENALSSTPGPYFLDQFGTVDVIFMPYVERMNASLYYYKGYSIREENPRLAAWFEAMETRPTYRGTQSDFHTHVHDLPPQMGGCWPNDKPQTLVNQARVDNGPWEGLPDVTYPEPETSRTEALQRVLKHRTNIIRVNPADETLFDPALRCALTHMITGETCMPPLGSDPALRYLRDRISVPRDMSIYAAKRLRESLEKTASLVGNGQGSAIPIRHRRDQDPANFAKAI; translated from the coding sequence ATGAGCATCGCCCCCCTAACCTGGCAAGAACTAGAAGCTCTGACGGATTTTCAAATAGATACTGTTAATGGCGCTACTAACGCTCAATCTTGTTTGCGCCTATTTGGTTTTACTGAATCTGATATTCGGGTTACCCTATACCGGGATAACCACGCTTGGTGCCCTTACTGCCAGAAAATTTGGCTATGGTTGGAAGAAAAACAAATTCCTTATCGTATCAAAAAAATTACCATGTTTTGTTATGGTAAGAAAGAACGTTGGTACAAGCAGAAAGTGCCATCGGGGATGCTACCAGCCCTAGAGCTAGATGGTAAATTGATTACCGAAAGTGATGACATTTTAATCGGATTAGAGCGGGTTTTTAAACCCTTAGAGCAAAGTATGAAAGACCCGGCTGTCATAAAGCTAAGGCAGTTGGAGAGACTTCTGTTTAGAGCTTGGTGTACTTGGCTGTGCTATCCTACACGTTCATCTAAAGAAGAGCAACATCACCAAGACCAATTTATTCAAGTGATGGAGATGGTGGAAAATGCCCTAAGCTCCACTCCAGGTCCTTACTTTCTTGATCAGTTCGGTACTGTTGATGTAATTTTCATGCCTTATGTGGAAAGGATGAATGCCAGTCTTTATTACTACAAAGGCTATTCTATCAGGGAAGAAAACCCCCGATTGGCAGCTTGGTTTGAAGCCATGGAAACCCGACCTACCTATCGTGGCACACAAAGCGACTTCCACACCCATGTCCATGATTTGCCTCCCCAGATGGGGGGCTGCTGGCCAAACGATAAACCCCAGACGTTAGTCAATCAGGCACGGGTAGACAATGGTCCTTGGGAAGGGCTACCGGATGTAACTTACCCAGAACCGGAAACCTCCCGTACTGAAGCTCTCCAACGAGTGCTTAAACACCGCACCAATATCATTCGAGTTAACCCCGCCGACGAGACCTTGTTTGATCCAGCCCTGCGTTGTGCCTTGACACACATGATTACCGGGGAAACCTGTATGCCACCGTTGGGTTCAGATCCTGCTCTTAGATATTTGCGCGACAGAATTAGTGTTCCTCGGGATATGTCTATCTATGCGGCTAAGAGGCTCAGAGAGTCTCTGGAAAAAACTGCCTCTTTAGTAGGAAATGGTCAAGGTTCTGCTATTCCCATCCGTCACCGACGTGACCAAGATCCAGCTAACTTTGCCAAGGCGATCTAG
- a CDS encoding glycosyltransferase family 39 protein, whose translation MKTFLRSLGFYPLLLLFWITIGSVLRFTNLTLKSPWTDEFATIVFSLGNSYQTLPLDQAISLSTLLQPLEFNPQSGASAVIHHLFTEDHHPPLYFVLANWWMRLFSFGVQAFDGTSLQDSDLVIWGMRSLPALFGIVSIPLIYGLSWVGFRSRLVAQLAAAIMAVSPYGVFLAQEARHYTLAILWVMASLCCLIIAVQHLQRQTVLPIWISLSWVVVNCNGISTHYFFLLTLCAEAMVLLGLWGLAKISPSRPYPIRRIGAVAAGSAMGGLVWLPVWLSSYDAQMTEWIISSNDGSWAWTKPIFQALAAWITMLSLLPVESSSLIVVIASGLVMLVFLIWLLPILYRYLKIQLNHPKTGLVTGVLGSFLISAIALFFGITYCLGTDLTRGARYSFVYFPAVIVLVAAALAVSNRHPSTANPTDNSSHGIPKTIALVLLMGFLSSITVVSNLGYQKYYRPDLLVPIIEQQSSVPILIATTHNTLVQTGEMMGLAWEFQQKADQKLSSVNPKFLLAHQDQIQCQQTNCPAAITLKQTVADLSSTLDLWLVNFNATVEELPNCSAENSVNNLISVDGYQAQVYHCLGSKHSAVSIQP comes from the coding sequence TTGAAAACTTTCCTGAGAAGTCTCGGGTTTTACCCCCTGTTGCTATTATTCTGGATTACTATTGGCAGTGTTTTACGCTTCACTAACCTCACCCTGAAGTCCCCCTGGACTGATGAATTTGCCACAATAGTGTTCAGCTTGGGCAATAGTTATCAAACCTTACCCCTAGACCAAGCCATTTCCCTCTCTACCCTGTTACAACCACTGGAATTTAATCCACAATCGGGAGCATCCGCAGTTATTCATCATTTATTCACTGAGGATCACCACCCTCCCCTATATTTTGTTCTCGCGAACTGGTGGATGAGGCTATTCTCCTTTGGTGTACAGGCGTTTGATGGAACATCGTTACAGGATAGCGACTTAGTAATTTGGGGAATGCGATCGCTTCCCGCCCTGTTCGGTATAGTATCAATTCCACTAATCTATGGACTGAGCTGGGTAGGGTTTCGTTCCCGGTTAGTCGCTCAACTAGCAGCAGCAATTATGGCTGTATCTCCCTATGGTGTCTTTCTAGCCCAGGAAGCTCGTCATTACACCTTAGCCATTTTGTGGGTGATGGCATCCCTGTGCTGCTTAATTATTGCTGTACAACATCTTCAACGCCAGACTGTTCTACCGATTTGGATATCCCTGTCTTGGGTAGTGGTTAATTGTAATGGTATATCAACCCACTATTTTTTTCTCCTGACCCTCTGTGCTGAGGCCATGGTTTTGTTAGGACTTTGGGGATTAGCCAAAATTTCTCCTTCTCGACCCTATCCCATCCGGCGCATTGGTGCAGTTGCGGCAGGTAGTGCTATGGGAGGATTAGTTTGGTTACCGGTGTGGCTATCGAGTTACGATGCTCAGATGACTGAATGGATTATCAGTAGCAATGATGGGAGTTGGGCTTGGACTAAGCCAATTTTTCAAGCTCTCGCTGCTTGGATTACCATGTTATCTCTATTGCCCGTGGAGTCATCTTCCCTGATAGTGGTCATTGCTTCGGGTTTGGTGATGTTGGTGTTTCTAATCTGGTTGCTCCCGATTCTCTATCGCTATCTAAAAATACAACTAAATCACCCTAAGACTGGTTTGGTCACAGGGGTTTTAGGGAGTTTCTTGATTAGTGCGATCGCATTATTTTTTGGTATTACTTACTGCCTTGGTACCGACCTCACCCGTGGTGCTCGGTATAGTTTCGTCTACTTCCCTGCTGTGATTGTCTTAGTAGCAGCCGCCCTAGCCGTCAGTAACCGTCACCCTTCAACAGCAAATCCCACTGATAATAGTAGCCATGGGATACCCAAAACCATAGCGCTAGTTTTGTTAATGGGGTTTTTGAGTAGTATTACCGTAGTCAGCAATCTAGGCTATCAAAAATACTATCGTCCAGATTTATTGGTACCGATAATCGAACAACAGTCATCAGTACCGATACTAATTGCTACTACTCACAACACCTTGGTACAGACTGGTGAAATGATGGGGCTGGCTTGGGAATTCCAACAGAAGGCTGATCAAAAACTATCCTCCGTCAATCCCAAATTTCTATTGGCACATCAAGACCAAATTCAGTGCCAGCAGACCAATTGTCCTGCTGCTATCACTCTTAAACAAACTGTCGCTGATTTGTCAAGTACCCTAGATTTATGGTTGGTGAATTTTAACGCAACAGTTGAAGAGTTACCTAATTGTTCTGCTGAGAATTCTGTTAATAATTTAATATCCGTGGATGGTTACCAAGCTCAGGTTTATCACTGTCTTGGTTCTAAGCACTCAGCTGTCAGCATTCAGCCGTGA
- the cofH gene encoding 7,8-didemethyl-8-hydroxy-5-deazariboflavin synthase subunit CofH produces MPVITTSVDTILNRALGGIDISPDEGVVLLKQTEPQAVASIQETADRLRYRQVGDTVTYVINRNINFTNICTQHCSFCAFRRDASEEGAYWLDWQQIHEKAADALRRNATEICMQGGLNPKAKMNGSTLPYYLELVKTIKQEFPQLHLHAFSPQEVQFIAEQDGLSYAQVIAQLQEAGLGSMPGTAAEILDDDVRRILCPEKTNTATWLEIVSTAHKLGMPTTSTMLSGHIETPQQQMAHLEKLRSLQQTARNQGYPGLITEFILLPFVGQEAPKPLRHRVGRDQPVLKDALLLTAVARIFLGNWIKNHQPSWVKLGLAGATDALKWGCNDIGGTLMEEHITTMAGAMGGTCMEVETLQAAIQSIGRPYQQRDTIYT; encoded by the coding sequence ATGCCTGTGATTACCACTAGTGTTGATACTATTCTCAACCGTGCCTTAGGGGGTATTGATATATCACCCGATGAAGGGGTTGTGCTTTTGAAGCAAACTGAACCTCAGGCCGTAGCGTCAATTCAAGAAACTGCGGATCGGTTGCGCTATAGACAAGTTGGGGATACGGTTACCTATGTTATCAACCGTAATATCAACTTTACAAATATCTGTACCCAGCACTGTAGTTTCTGTGCTTTTCGTCGGGATGCCTCTGAAGAGGGTGCTTATTGGCTCGATTGGCAGCAAATTCATGAAAAGGCAGCGGATGCGCTGCGGCGGAATGCTACAGAAATTTGCATGCAGGGCGGACTCAACCCCAAGGCAAAGATGAATGGGTCAACCTTGCCCTATTACCTAGAGTTGGTAAAAACCATTAAGCAAGAGTTTCCTCAGCTGCATCTCCATGCTTTCTCTCCCCAGGAAGTGCAATTTATTGCTGAGCAAGATGGACTTAGCTATGCCCAGGTGATTGCTCAACTACAAGAGGCTGGTCTTGGTTCAATGCCAGGAACAGCAGCAGAGATTTTAGATGATGATGTCCGACGTATTCTTTGTCCAGAAAAGACCAATACCGCCACTTGGCTAGAGATTGTGTCAACAGCTCATAAACTGGGAATGCCCACAACCAGTACCATGCTATCGGGTCATATTGAGACACCCCAACAACAAATGGCACACTTGGAAAAATTGCGATCGCTTCAACAAACAGCCCGTAACCAGGGATACCCTGGCTTAATCACTGAATTTATCTTACTGCCCTTTGTCGGACAGGAAGCCCCCAAACCATTACGCCATCGTGTTGGACGGGATCAACCAGTCTTGAAAGATGCTCTGTTGCTCACAGCTGTAGCTCGGATTTTCCTAGGGAACTGGATTAAAAATCACCAACCCAGTTGGGTAAAACTCGGTCTTGCTGGGGCGACAGATGCCCTTAAATGGGGTTGTAATGATATTGGTGGCACATTAATGGAGGAGCATATCACCACCATGGCCGGAGCTATGGGAGGTACCTGTATGGAAGTAGAAACATTACAAGCAGCCATTCAATCCATTGGGCGTCCCTATCAGCAACGAGATACGATCTACACCTAA
- a CDS encoding DUF3352 domain-containing protein, with product MTKKKKSFLLLIFAAAVLVVGGGVTAYWLLVRRQILQPDIQVSTQLVPQNAFFTASISTESKQWQQLLKYGTTESRQVLEKQLAELQENLLTANGYNYQQDIKPWLGEDVTLAYFSPRDLSPAVLSNDQSVFPSLIVLPIDKLTQAMELFKKAKSQSGKQWVERTYRGIQVYETNKSNSQKYSVAVLGRFLVVSENPKIIDRAIDTYKGAISVASKAGYQDAIAEIKADQSFAQLYINLPGFLAAVASDAQEQPEKTKPLKQDIVTTVTLAPEGISFEGISWVKPRSTVNTSNQNSGSFLPRRMPASTLAIISGGNIRQFWQYYTEQGALNTLMPISPDNFQAGLKTTLGLDWEKDLLSWMEGEFALALIPMSAEQLALEDNPYSAPLGAGIALMVKVSDRSSAQATLQQLDDLITNSYQLPVVETQVNGQPMVSWTATLGGVNATHGWLEGNVVFFTLGAPIASELVPQPQKTLIQAPLFQNTVPTKPNPNTGQFFLDVERTLNSSNLNLAQLPTEQETLAKAINTIGLTVAKIDPNRTRFQLFVQLKKEPQPSKATETKKGDNQQKP from the coding sequence ATGACCAAAAAAAAGAAATCTTTTCTACTGCTAATTTTTGCAGCAGCCGTCTTGGTAGTAGGCGGTGGAGTAACCGCTTACTGGTTGCTAGTGCGGCGGCAGATTTTACAACCAGATATTCAGGTAAGTACCCAGTTAGTTCCGCAAAATGCCTTTTTTACCGCATCAATTTCTACAGAATCCAAACAATGGCAACAGTTGCTAAAGTATGGCACAACTGAATCTCGACAAGTTTTGGAAAAACAGCTTGCTGAGTTGCAGGAAAATTTACTAACTGCTAACGGCTACAACTATCAGCAAGATATCAAACCTTGGTTGGGTGAAGACGTTACCCTGGCATACTTTAGCCCTAGAGACTTATCACCAGCAGTCTTATCAAACGATCAATCAGTTTTTCCCAGTTTGATTGTACTACCCATTGACAAACTAACCCAAGCAATGGAGCTGTTCAAAAAAGCCAAGTCTCAATCAGGGAAACAGTGGGTTGAGAGAACCTACAGAGGTATTCAGGTTTACGAAACAAACAAGAGTAACTCCCAAAAGTACTCAGTAGCAGTGCTAGGGCGTTTTCTAGTAGTGAGTGAAAACCCCAAAATTATTGATCGGGCGATTGACACCTACAAAGGAGCTATTTCCGTAGCTAGTAAAGCTGGCTACCAAGATGCGATCGCTGAGATTAAAGCTGATCAGTCCTTTGCTCAGTTGTATATTAATCTACCAGGTTTTTTAGCCGCAGTAGCCTCTGATGCCCAGGAGCAGCCTGAAAAAACTAAACCCTTAAAGCAAGACATAGTCACAACAGTAACCCTAGCACCAGAGGGGATAAGTTTTGAAGGGATTTCCTGGGTCAAACCCAGAAGCACTGTTAACACCAGTAACCAAAATAGCGGTTCTTTTTTGCCTAGACGGATGCCAGCGAGTACCCTAGCCATTATATCTGGGGGTAACATCAGACAATTTTGGCAATACTATACCGAACAAGGAGCATTAAATACTTTAATGCCCATTTCCCCAGACAATTTCCAAGCTGGATTGAAAACTACCTTAGGGTTGGATTGGGAAAAGGATTTACTATCTTGGATGGAAGGGGAGTTTGCCCTAGCCTTAATACCAATGTCTGCCGAACAACTGGCGCTTGAGGATAACCCTTACTCTGCGCCCTTAGGAGCTGGGATAGCATTGATGGTAAAAGTAAGCGATCGCTCTAGTGCTCAAGCAACTCTACAGCAATTGGATGACTTAATCACCAATAGTTATCAGTTACCGGTGGTAGAAACTCAGGTGAACGGTCAACCAATGGTTAGCTGGACAGCTACTCTAGGAGGGGTGAATGCTACCCACGGCTGGTTAGAAGGGAATGTAGTCTTCTTCACCCTAGGAGCCCCCATTGCTAGTGAACTGGTCCCTCAACCCCAAAAGACACTAATTCAAGCACCTCTGTTTCAAAACACCGTACCAACCAAACCTAATCCCAACACTGGTCAATTTTTCCTTGATGTTGAGCGTACCCTCAACAGCAGTAATCTCAATCTCGCCCAACTACCAACCGAGCAAGAAACCTTAGCAAAGGCAATTAACACGATTGGCTTAACGGTTGCCAAAATCGACCCCAATCGTACCCGCTTTCAACTTTTTGTTCAGTTGAAAAAAGAGCCTCAACCCAGTAAAGCGACTGAAACTAAGAAGGGAGATAATCAGCAAAAACCCTAG
- the metK gene encoding methionine adenosyltransferase, giving the protein MSRRYLFTSESVTEGHPDKVCDQISDTILDAMLAQDHQSRVAAEVVVNTGLVLITGEITSQAQVNLIDLARKKIAEIGYTDADNGFSANSCSVLVALDEQSPDISQGVTTAQESRQEMSDDELDAIGAGDQGLMFGFACNETPELMPMPISLAHRVSRRLAAVRKTGDLSYLRPDGKTQVSVVYEDGKPVGIDTILVSTQHDATIGDITDEVAVQAKIKDDLWSAVVEPCFQDIEIKPDDKTRFLVNPTGKFVVGGPQGDAGLTGRKIIVDTYGGYSRHGGGAFSGKDPTKVDRSAAYACRYAAKNIVAAGLADKCEVQLSYAIGVARPVSILVETFGTGKVDEEILLELVNNYFELRPAGIIQTFNLRGLPAERGGRFYQDTAAYGHFGRTDLILPWEETDKAEILKEAASKSGAVSMA; this is encoded by the coding sequence TTGTCTCGTCGCTATTTATTTACCTCTGAATCGGTTACCGAAGGTCATCCTGACAAAGTCTGTGATCAGATTTCTGACACTATCCTAGATGCTATGCTCGCTCAAGATCACCAAAGCCGTGTTGCGGCAGAAGTGGTCGTTAACACCGGTTTGGTATTGATTACTGGTGAAATTACCTCCCAAGCCCAGGTCAATTTGATTGATTTGGCGCGGAAGAAAATTGCTGAAATCGGTTATACAGATGCCGACAATGGTTTCTCGGCCAACAGTTGCTCTGTTTTAGTTGCTCTTGATGAACAATCTCCTGATATTTCCCAAGGGGTGACTACTGCCCAGGAAAGTCGGCAGGAAATGAGTGACGATGAACTGGATGCTATCGGTGCAGGGGACCAAGGTCTGATGTTTGGCTTTGCCTGCAACGAAACCCCAGAACTGATGCCCATGCCGATCAGCCTGGCTCATCGGGTTTCTCGCCGTCTGGCAGCTGTACGTAAAACTGGTGATTTATCTTACCTGCGTCCTGATGGCAAAACCCAGGTCAGTGTGGTTTATGAAGATGGCAAACCGGTTGGGATTGATACGATTCTGGTTTCCACCCAACACGATGCCACTATTGGTGATATTACCGATGAGGTAGCTGTCCAGGCAAAAATTAAAGATGACTTGTGGTCAGCAGTGGTGGAACCCTGTTTCCAAGATATCGAGATTAAGCCGGATGATAAAACACGCTTCTTGGTGAACCCCACAGGGAAATTTGTAGTTGGTGGTCCCCAAGGTGACGCCGGTTTAACTGGTCGCAAAATTATTGTAGACACCTATGGCGGTTACTCACGGCATGGTGGTGGTGCTTTCTCTGGCAAAGACCCCACGAAGGTAGACCGTTCCGCTGCCTATGCCTGTCGCTATGCTGCTAAGAACATTGTGGCAGCAGGTTTAGCAGACAAATGCGAAGTCCAGCTGAGTTACGCGATTGGGGTGGCTAGACCCGTGAGTATCCTTGTAGAAACCTTTGGCACTGGTAAGGTGGACGAGGAGATTTTGCTGGAATTGGTCAACAACTATTTTGAACTCCGTCCTGCTGGAATTATCCAAACGTTCAATCTGCGCGGATTACCCGCAGAACGGGGTGGTCGTTTCTATCAAGACACAGCAGCTTATGGTCATTTCGGGCGTACTGATTTGATTCTACCTTGGGAAGAAACTGATAAAGCAGAAATCCTTAAGGAAGCTGCTAGTAAATCTGGTGCTGTATCGATGGCATAA
- a CDS encoding pyridoxal-phosphate-dependent aminotransferase family protein yields MTSTPSIKDNNRVSLTDIDMPPTLLLGPGPSNAHPSILTALGLPPVGHLDPRFIALMNEVQTLLRYAWQTDNPMTMPMSGTGSAAMEATLANAVEPGDVVLVGVNGYFGHRLVDMAGRYGADVRKLMKPWGQVFTLDELREGLETHRPAVLALVHAETSTGARQPLEGVAELCRNFNCLLLVDTVTSLGGVPLFIDEWGIDLAYSCSQKGLSCPPGISPFTMGARALEKLHQRSTQVANWYLDISMLSKYWGDERTYHHTAPINMNYALREALRLVAEEGLTACWERHQTNAELLWEGLADLGLECHVEQEFRLPTLTTVRIPDGVDGKAVTRKLLDDYNMEIGGGLGELAGKVWRIGLMGYNSRRENVEQVLDALKEVLGDSK; encoded by the coding sequence ATGACCTCAACCCCATCAATCAAAGATAATAATCGAGTCTCCCTGACCGATATAGATATGCCTCCGACGCTGTTACTCGGACCCGGGCCATCTAATGCCCATCCCTCCATATTAACAGCCTTGGGACTGCCCCCAGTTGGTCACCTGGATCCCCGTTTCATCGCACTGATGAACGAAGTGCAAACCTTACTCCGCTACGCTTGGCAAACTGATAACCCGATGACCATGCCCATGAGTGGGACAGGTAGTGCGGCCATGGAAGCTACTCTAGCCAATGCAGTAGAACCAGGTGATGTGGTTTTAGTTGGGGTTAATGGTTACTTTGGACACCGACTCGTGGATATGGCTGGTCGTTATGGTGCTGATGTCCGTAAACTAATGAAGCCTTGGGGGCAAGTCTTTACCCTTGATGAACTCCGAGAAGGCTTGGAAACCCATCGTCCTGCTGTCTTGGCTTTGGTTCATGCTGAAACGTCAACGGGTGCCCGTCAGCCTCTTGAGGGTGTGGCTGAGTTGTGCCGAAATTTCAATTGCTTGCTGCTGGTTGATACAGTCACCAGTTTAGGTGGGGTGCCACTGTTTATTGATGAATGGGGGATTGATCTGGCCTATAGTTGCTCCCAAAAAGGGCTTAGCTGTCCACCAGGCATTTCTCCTTTCACTATGGGAGCTCGTGCCCTCGAAAAACTCCACCAGCGTTCCACCCAAGTCGCTAATTGGTATTTGGATATATCGATGTTGAGCAAATATTGGGGTGACGAGCGCACCTACCACCATACAGCTCCAATTAATATGAATTATGCCTTGCGCGAAGCGTTGCGATTGGTTGCTGAAGAAGGACTAACCGCTTGTTGGGAACGGCATCAAACTAATGCTGAATTGCTTTGGGAAGGTTTGGCTGATTTGGGTCTAGAATGTCACGTCGAGCAAGAATTTCGTTTGCCTACCTTGACCACGGTTCGGATACCAGACGGGGTAGATGGCAAGGCAGTTACCCGCAAACTGCTGGATGATTACAACATGGAAATTGGTGGCGGCTTGGGTGAATTAGCTGGTAAAGTCTGGCGCATTGGTTTAATGGGTTATAACTCTCGGCGAGAGAATGTCGAGCAAGTGTTGGATGCTTTAAAGGAGGTTTTAGGGGATTCTAAATAA
- a CDS encoding homoserine dehydrogenase yields MVFKIALLGLGTVGTGTAKILLDTAGRNPLLQGIEIAKVGVRSRDKPREVQLPLELMTTDLEEIVTNPEIDIVVELLGGLEPARSLMLKAIAEGKHIVTANKAVISRYGDEIFAAAEEAGVYVMLEAAVGGGIPVIQPLKQALGVNRIHSITGIVNGTTNYILTRMQREGGEFGNILADAQRLGYAEADPTADVDGLDAADKIAILASIAFAGRINLSDVHCEGIRQVSAADIVYAEKLGFVIKLLAVAKRDPMATGDNPKSETIQLRVHPTLVAKTHPLASINDVYNGIVVEGEPIGQVIFSGPGAGSGPTASAVVSDILNIAAVLKSDREAKQLHPLLSCAHQHYCTVAPISDLVTRFYARFLSQDHPGVIGHLGTSFGKHHVSLESVVQIGFQGNLAEIVVVTHDVREGNFRQALDEIQTLEAVDSIPSILRVL; encoded by the coding sequence GTGGTTTTTAAGATTGCTTTATTAGGATTAGGGACCGTTGGTACAGGAACAGCAAAGATTTTACTCGACACAGCTGGACGTAACCCACTACTGCAAGGGATAGAAATTGCCAAGGTAGGAGTGCGATCGCGTGATAAGCCCAGAGAAGTGCAACTACCACTGGAGTTGATGACAACCGACCTAGAAGAAATTGTCACCAACCCAGAGATAGATATTGTAGTAGAGCTACTGGGAGGATTAGAACCAGCGCGATCGCTTATGCTCAAGGCGATTGCCGAAGGTAAACATATTGTCACTGCCAATAAAGCCGTTATTTCCCGCTATGGGGATGAAATTTTTGCGGCGGCGGAAGAGGCTGGAGTCTACGTCATGTTAGAAGCAGCAGTTGGGGGGGGTATCCCAGTAATTCAACCCCTAAAACAGGCATTGGGAGTGAACCGTATTCACAGTATTACTGGCATTGTTAACGGTACTACCAATTACATCCTGACCCGGATGCAACGGGAAGGGGGAGAATTTGGCAATATTCTGGCTGATGCCCAACGGTTGGGATATGCTGAGGCTGACCCTACTGCTGATGTGGATGGATTAGATGCCGCTGACAAGATTGCTATTTTAGCTTCTATTGCTTTTGCAGGACGGATTAATTTATCTGATGTCCACTGTGAAGGGATTCGTCAGGTCAGTGCAGCAGATATTGTTTATGCTGAGAAACTGGGGTTTGTAATTAAACTCTTAGCTGTAGCCAAGCGAGACCCCATGGCAACTGGGGATAACCCAAAGTCTGAAACTATTCAGCTGAGGGTACATCCTACCCTTGTCGCCAAAACTCACCCCCTTGCCAGTATCAATGATGTTTACAACGGGATTGTGGTAGAAGGCGAACCGATTGGACAAGTGATTTTCTCTGGTCCTGGTGCAGGTTCTGGTCCGACAGCCAGTGCGGTAGTGTCGGATATCTTAAACATTGCTGCTGTCCTCAAAAGCGATCGGGAAGCCAAGCAACTACATCCTTTACTTAGTTGTGCTCATCAGCACTATTGTACTGTTGCTCCTATCTCAGACCTGGTCACCCGCTTTTATGCGCGGTTCCTCAGTCAAGACCATCCTGGTGTAATTGGGCATTTAGGCACCAGTTTTGGCAAACATCATGTCAGTTTAGAATCTGTGGTGCAAATTGGTTTCCAAGGAAACTTAGCAGAGATTGTGGTCGTCACTCATGATGTGCGTGAAGGGAACTTCCGACAGGCTCTAGATGAAATTCAGACTCTAGAGGCAGTCGATAGTATTCCTAGTATTTTAAGAGTGCTCTAA